One genomic segment of Dehalogenimonas alkenigignens includes these proteins:
- a CDS encoding hydrogenase small subunit — MDLATLARPQLNRRDFVKIASLTVAAMGLSQALNPRIVEALEQVAPAKPPVIWLEGQGCTGCTESFLNNLEPSAVSILLDTISLRYHETAMAASGHQADKALTDTIKAGGYVLVIEGAIPLAQNGKFCTIAGKTFVDIVRESAKNAAVIINVGACSSFGGIPRSGPTDAVGYLFRGKELHHVFDDVGNKPVINLPTCPVHNERLVATIVYYLTFGKAPEMDNYHRPLAFYGKLQHDNCARRGQFEARRFVTDFKDPAQQGRCLILKGCKGPIAFQDCWERQWNQRSNYCIQAGVPCVACSQPEFYQETSPLYAHDYDFGVK; from the coding sequence ATGGATCTCGCAACTTTAGCCAGGCCTCAATTGAACCGCCGGGATTTTGTTAAGATCGCCAGCTTGACTGTAGCCGCGATGGGACTGAGCCAGGCGCTGAATCCCCGGATTGTCGAGGCATTGGAGCAGGTCGCCCCGGCTAAACCTCCGGTCATCTGGCTCGAAGGCCAGGGCTGCACCGGCTGCACCGAGTCTTTCCTCAATAATCTTGAGCCTTCCGCGGTCTCGATTCTCCTCGACACCATTTCATTGAGATACCATGAGACGGCAATGGCCGCCTCGGGTCACCAGGCAGACAAAGCCCTTACCGACACTATAAAAGCCGGGGGTTACGTTCTGGTGATCGAGGGTGCTATTCCCCTTGCCCAGAACGGCAAATTCTGCACCATCGCCGGGAAAACGTTCGTCGATATTGTGCGTGAATCGGCTAAAAACGCGGCGGTGATCATCAATGTCGGCGCCTGTTCATCTTTTGGCGGCATTCCGCGCTCCGGCCCGACCGACGCTGTGGGTTACCTCTTCCGCGGTAAGGAACTTCATCATGTCTTTGACGATGTCGGCAACAAGCCGGTCATCAACCTGCCGACCTGCCCGGTGCATAATGAGCGTTTGGTAGCCACCATCGTCTACTATCTGACCTTCGGCAAAGCGCCGGAAATGGATAATTACCATCGGCCTTTGGCTTTCTATGGAAAGCTGCAGCACGACAACTGCGCCCGCCGCGGCCAGTTCGAAGCCCGCCGCTTCGTTACCGATTTCAAAGACCCGGCCCAGCAGGGACGGTGCCTAATTCTGAAGGGCTGCAAGGGACCGATCGCCTTCCAGGATTGCTGGGAACGCCAATGGAATCAGCGGTCCAATTACTGCATCCAGGCGGGGGTTCCCTGCGTCGCCTGTTCCCAGCCTGAGTTCTATCAGGAAACCAGCCCTCTCTACGCCCATGACTATGACTTCGGCGTAAAGTAG
- a CDS encoding nickel-dependent hydrogenase large subunit: MTRVVVDPLTRIEGHLRIEVEVNNGVITDAWSAGTMARGIEILLKNRDPWDAPYVTSRLCGVCEGVHAIASAQALEDAFDIELTEAGRLMRNVFCAGYYVHDHYVHFYVLSALDYLDIMAIANYKGSDPGLLGIKDKIVGLVVKGDTSPFTPRYEPDAFTVNDPETVTTLVSHYIKAIEMKAKSQKMLNFITGIQPHPNTVMVGGCVATPSREQLLALRDLWLEQKEFVDNVYLPDVLAVGTGPLFPLAKLAIGATDGNYLAYPMLPQDGAAKTEDISFGGSNHLFKGGVVNASGARGTLSDIAGINVAPVDYSKITESVTSSWYNYPQGSTALHPSVGVTEFNLNKTGAYSYFKSPRYSSKPMEVGPLARGLVNKFPALVDFFKAGGREGVVARHLCRALITKSIVDQGIAWIDRLIELRTAGPLVGMNEKAVPRNAKGFGVWDAPRGALGHWVEIENHRIKNYQMVVPSTWNAGPRDENGVKGPYEQSLIGAPVPDTENPINVVRIIRSFDPCIACGVHVIDGRTGKVKVINLQ, translated from the coding sequence ATGACCCGAGTAGTCGTTGACCCGTTAACCAGAATTGAAGGTCACCTCAGGATAGAAGTCGAAGTCAACAACGGCGTCATTACCGATGCCTGGTCAGCCGGCACCATGGCGCGCGGCATCGAAATCCTGCTCAAGAACCGCGACCCCTGGGACGCCCCGTACGTCACCAGCCGGTTGTGCGGCGTTTGCGAAGGTGTCCACGCCATCGCCTCGGCGCAGGCGCTGGAAGATGCCTTTGATATCGAACTGACCGAAGCCGGCCGGCTGATGCGCAACGTCTTCTGCGCTGGGTACTACGTTCACGACCACTACGTTCATTTCTATGTCTTATCCGCCCTAGACTACCTGGATATCATGGCTATCGCCAACTATAAAGGGAGCGATCCCGGGTTGCTCGGTATCAAGGACAAAATCGTCGGGCTGGTGGTCAAGGGTGATACATCGCCGTTCACCCCCCGCTATGAACCGGACGCCTTCACCGTCAACGATCCGGAAACGGTAACCACCCTGGTCTCTCATTACATCAAAGCCATCGAGATGAAGGCTAAGTCCCAGAAGATGTTGAACTTCATCACCGGCATCCAGCCTCATCCCAACACCGTAATGGTCGGCGGCTGCGTCGCTACCCCGTCCCGGGAACAACTCCTGGCCTTGCGCGACCTGTGGCTGGAACAGAAGGAGTTCGTCGATAACGTTTACCTGCCGGACGTGCTGGCTGTCGGCACCGGCCCGCTTTTCCCGTTAGCCAAGCTGGCTATCGGCGCCACCGACGGCAACTATTTAGCTTACCCCATGCTGCCGCAGGACGGAGCCGCCAAGACGGAAGACATTTCCTTCGGCGGATCAAACCACCTGTTCAAAGGCGGCGTGGTCAACGCTTCCGGCGCCCGCGGCACGCTTTCCGACATCGCCGGGATAAATGTAGCGCCGGTGGATTACTCCAAGATCACCGAGTCCGTTACCAGTTCCTGGTATAACTACCCTCAGGGGAGCACCGCGCTGCATCCTTCGGTGGGCGTGACCGAGTTCAACCTCAATAAAACCGGCGCTTACTCCTACTTCAAATCCCCGAGGTACAGCAGCAAACCGATGGAAGTCGGCCCGCTGGCCCGCGGCCTGGTCAACAAATTCCCGGCGCTGGTGGACTTTTTCAAAGCCGGCGGCCGAGAGGGCGTCGTGGCCAGGCACCTGTGCCGCGCCCTGATCACCAAGTCCATCGTTGACCAGGGGATTGCCTGGATCGACCGGCTGATCGAGCTCAGGACGGCCGGCCCGCTGGTGGGCATGAACGAGAAGGCGGTGCCCCGCAACGCCAAGGGCTTCGGCGTGTGGGACGCTCCCCGCGGCGCTCTGGGCCACTGGGTGGAGATCGAGAATCACCGCATCAAGAACTACCAGATGGTGGTGCCTTCCACCTGGAACGCCGGCCCCCGGGACGAGAACGGCGTCAAAGGCCCGTACGAGCAGTCTCTCATCGGGGCGCCGGTGCCGGACACCGAGAACCCGATCAACGTGGTGCGCATCATCCGGTCGTTCGACCCGTGCATCGCCTGCGGCGTCCACGTCATCGACGGGCGGACCGGCAAGGTCAAGGTCATCAACCTCCAGTAG
- a CDS encoding hydrogenase maturation protease — MEETAATLILGVGNVALGDEGFGIHVARRIKEIGVSDNVKVEAGGVAGFDLLGLLPGVERLVIVDVMDADMPPGEIGWFELDKDFKSSEASKLSFHQVGVVELLQIAGVIGLKPKVEFLVTRPTRIEWSFELSADVQQAADKAVQHLQRLFPRRAA; from the coding sequence ATGGAGGAAACCGCCGCGACGCTGATCCTCGGCGTGGGGAACGTGGCGCTGGGCGACGAAGGCTTCGGCATACACGTCGCCAGGCGGATCAAGGAAATCGGGGTTTCGGATAATGTGAAGGTCGAGGCCGGCGGAGTCGCCGGGTTCGACCTTCTTGGTTTACTGCCGGGCGTCGAGCGGCTGGTGATCGTCGATGTGATGGACGCCGACATGCCGCCGGGCGAGATCGGCTGGTTCGAGCTCGATAAAGACTTCAAGTCGTCGGAGGCGTCGAAACTGTCGTTCCACCAGGTCGGGGTCGTCGAGCTGCTGCAGATCGCGGGGGTGATCGGGTTAAAGCCGAAGGTGGAGTTCCTGGTGACCCGCCCGACGCGCATCGAGTGGAGCTTTGAGCTGTCCGCCGACGTCCAGCAGGCGGCTGACAAGGCGGTGCAGCACCTCCAGCGGCTCTTTCCCCGGCGCGCCGCCTGA
- the tcmP gene encoding three-Cys-motif partner protein TcmP, which yields MCDRCKSKPNSDGYPLLELGPWAKNKLHYLRYYSSLFTNGMKSRWPETVYLDLFAGPGLCTVRGTGETIQGSPMIALSQMPPFTHYVFVDSDESHINSLNARSQSINAASEKLILPGNCNNSEIINKIVNFIPPNALCLAFIDPFTWDIDFKTLRALTGSRRVDIILVFQIGGIKRAIESNTTSLDQFFGDDGKWRKLVANALPNQRTRSLLDHYRHQLSSLGYLGQQYPTEVSVVNTKNVPLYYMVFATKHPRGQDFWQKAIHHSATGTRTLPGF from the coding sequence GTGTGCGATCGCTGTAAGTCAAAACCAAATTCAGACGGCTACCCCCTCTTAGAATTGGGCCCATGGGCAAAAAATAAACTCCACTACTTAAGGTACTATTCTTCATTGTTTACGAACGGCATGAAAAGCCGGTGGCCTGAGACGGTCTATTTAGACCTATTTGCCGGACCCGGATTGTGTACTGTTCGCGGTACCGGGGAAACAATTCAAGGATCGCCAATGATTGCTCTGAGCCAAATGCCTCCTTTTACACATTATGTTTTTGTCGATTCAGATGAGAGTCATATCAATTCGTTGAACGCCCGATCCCAGTCCATTAACGCAGCCAGTGAAAAACTAATCCTTCCAGGGAATTGTAATAATAGTGAAATCATAAACAAGATCGTCAATTTCATCCCACCGAATGCTTTATGTCTGGCCTTCATCGACCCATTCACGTGGGATATAGATTTTAAGACACTTCGGGCTCTAACAGGATCCCGCCGTGTGGACATCATCCTCGTATTCCAAATCGGAGGGATTAAACGGGCGATCGAGTCGAACACGACCTCATTGGATCAATTTTTTGGGGACGATGGGAAATGGCGAAAACTAGTAGCTAACGCTTTGCCTAATCAACGCACAAGGTCACTTTTAGATCATTATCGGCATCAACTCTCGTCTTTAGGTTATCTTGGTCAGCAGTATCCGACTGAAGTTTCCGTGGTCAACACCAAAAATGTGCCCCTATATTACATGGTTTTTGCGACAAAACACCCTAGGGGGCAAGATTTTTGGCAAAAGGCAATTCACCACTCTGCAACCGGCACAAGGACATTGCCCGGATTTTGA